cctactggaatctgagctggagagcgatatgggctcctcgttgaggagctcgtagagggtctccgtatcctgctcaatcgcccccacgaactcgatgttcgtgggtggttgaaccacacgtagcgccagagggcggccagcggttgccgcaatgtTGCGGAGACTGAagggaaacgctgtcggggcgctccatacggacccttccggacacatggtggcgttgtgagaggcctccttgggtgatGGGTCTtcccgggagttgcccggtggaccctcaagcctgagacggctgaggttgatggaagggggagatggggcgacTGAGTGAGTCAGTGCCAGCTCTCCTTCTAGTGTGATGAcgaaatccaggtcgccgaaacgcacgtgtgcgcccagggcccaggtgattgcgtgggtggtcatccaagacctgatttggaacgcgcaaagcccctacctggcgcgccaactgtcggtgtttcgtacaagcaccggcaagtgaatttatagtaatgcacattaggctcggatggtgcgctaaaggacacagaatttatactggttcgggcggaacgtccctacgtccagtttgttgctgcttgtgttattagcaccgtgaacggtctgtagtaagggatacaaactgctgaGAGAGGGagtggtcccaagtctctgatcgaaggattcaaaggtggtcaagagcttcatagctgcttgaatgtgtgtatgagtgcgtactATCGTTTTTCCGTCCCTTCGATGGAGGAtgtgcacccccttttatagatgaaaggggTCGCTTTACAAGGGTGAAGACTCCGGGATgcgtattctacttagtcttgtggcttacgtctatccgatcaggtccttcatcctgatgagtgcggaggaagataagtgcttacgatattgtcgatgtctctgtaggatgtcaggctagtcacagaacgctgccctgcgcagggtatgggctgtagtacggtggttttgacttatgagcctctcccAGCCCCGCTCCGTgagccttctggttcccatgattccttgttgggagagttcggggtcggggtccggtgtggcaccgtggccaaggccttccgactgggaggacctgaggggtcgggaagcgggcgacgctccctcgggtccacagcatgGTAACGGAATACCCGTCGTCCGTGGAGATAACAAATctgttcttggagcgtagcggttgtcgtatatctttgttgggttccgtgtcccagagctgaaggcggcgcctacaactctacagggtgaggcgtgcacacctgtaataccttttgggctctgcggcgcctggaagggtctaaagcatcagtcctgtcgttccctggcagtccttttcctgccagggcgcagggtatggtcgttggagccatggttgacccgaatgtcttgtctcgtcctgtacccatcatatgagggatagatatcgatcagggcgaggctcgttctgggccgtcgggtgaggcggagatcaatccctatctcttgggcgagactaaccctatccctctgggatcgagcgaggcggaatctatcccttagccctcgggcgagaccgagcccgccctataagcgtcgggcgagacggagtttggctttgagcctttgggcgagacagggttaccccacaaaggcgtcgggtgaggccgaccctgcccctccgggatcgggcgagacggaactcatcccttagccctcgggcgagaccgagcccgccctcgaggggtcgggcgagacagagtttatccctcggccctcgtgcgagaccgagcccgccctataagcgtcgggcgaggcggaaccgaactcctgttactcgaacaagggatgacatgacgcctttatgcgtccggaagtttttcacgtttggtggttatcggttccgccttctggggtaccccggtattaggtccccgacaacggcgtcgtgccaacaggggtggcatgtccaagccctgtggcctgttcctgtggcggcgtggtcgtcggagtggttcgtccttggagcactagggcggcgtggtagtcccatccgatcctgtgcgtcgtgggagccccgggattaccttggagtgggtgcggcggtggacgtgcaaatcactgtggacggactgtgcgcgaggccgaggcttgatcggcgccgaggccgcaccgcagtgggggggtcTTGGCGGGCATGAACCCCGAGATAGATGAggccttggtgcacagtgccaaGGCCCCAAGTTGGCGGTTGATCTGGTGtgtcggcttggaggcggtgataacCCAGAacaagttgtccgtgcgatgttgatttcgaggcggggatcgcgggacacagtgtagtgtgggcgctgatcgtgggcgcaacatcagaacacagtggccggtaatccccgtcgtgccctgtcccagccggtatggcgctgatgcgacctcaggtcccgtcgatCATTCCGTGGCTTTGAGCCCTCATCCAGCGGAGATTGCGGgggtggttgaagtattaatgagacacgacGAGCTGTCGGGAAGGTCGGCCGAAGCGGGGGGGCGACGGGCCGcggacgaaccggcctcgagcgatacggagaatgaggcctcgcgtgagacggagatcggactcctcgccgaggccttccgcgagaggcctcgcgctacacggagaatgcaccccctgccgaggccttctgtggggAGCCTCGCATGAGGCGAAGATcacgttccctgccgaggcctcctgtggagagcctcacgcgaggcggagattgagtcaggacgccgagacctcctgcgcgaggcttgAGGTGAAGCGGAGGGcttggtgggctcggacgtggcgggtgaggggcccaagGCTTACcttcttgctctgtttttttatgggacttaagtgacccctttgatgttcgctcggggtaccccgttctacggtacccgacagtagcccccgagcctccggaggagtgcgtgcactctcatGGAGGGTTTGCCAAGGCTTGGTTTATCCCCgctccgtaggaattgggttttgttttttgaggctccggtgggtgcgcgcgagcgcacccgccgggtgtagcccccgaggccctggaggagtggagttactcctccaggggcttttttcatttcgcgtttgagcgagtgggttttatcgcatttgccgagcccataatcgcaagttcaggttgcgggggtcttggcgaggctgcaggaagagccctctagcctctgcatagagcgagaggttcatcaggggtccccctgactttgggtatgaccctcacgcttcctttcgctcggaaggaggggtggaatgtgccaggctaccctcgatggacACGAGCGTgcacacttccggtgagctgttatcgggtgagtccgagtggaggcccgtaccccattcgctaggggacgcctagcggtccagagatgcactccaagagtaccagagggtttctctagtgggtgccgaggccattcgctgggcctcggtggctcagtgcctccctacggtgggatcccattcggagacttccctgccggtctcggacacgacttaggacgccccgagcgactattcgctcgggcctgggccattcgtaggctcgccccaaagtcgtccctgactctgttgccctagggcggctgtcgaaacctcttggaggcctagccttcgaacccctggaccgtaacgggctcggtgccctttatcgtgttttgtaatgaaacctctagcgtgggcttggaccgtttgtcttggtcttgggtgcaagaggagcccccgagcctccgcctggagcaagagagcagtcgggggtcccctgactttttcgtccgaccctcacatatccttttcgttcggacggagggtttgtttgccgagcccattctggtctcggtaaggttgcaggaagagcccctagcctctgcgcggagcgagagggccgtcgagtgttcccctggctttttatatgcccctcgcgcgtgagggtttgtttgccgaggccccttttgggcatGAGCCTgggttgtggggtctcggcgtatttgcaggaagagccccctagcctctgcacaaggtgagagggccgtcaggagctcccctgtctttttgtatgaccctcatgcttccttttcgctcagaaggagggtttgttttgccgagcccctttgagtgcgagccggggtcgctgggtctcggcaaggttgcaggaagagccccttagcctctgcatagagcgagaaggccgtcgggggttcccctgacatTTTGTGCGACTCTcacacttccttttcgctcggaaggaggggtggaatgtgcctcgctacccttgatgggcacgagcggtggcacttccggtgagctgttatcgggtagtccgagtggaggcccgaaccccattcgctaggggatggctagcggtccagagacacactccaagagtaccggaggatttctctagtgggtgccgaggctgttcgctgggcctcggtggctcggtgcctccctacggtgggatcccatttggagactttCCTACCAGTCTcgaacacgactttgggcgtcccaagcgttttgcttgcttgggcctcggccccgtataggctcgcccacggtcgtccctgactctattatcctagggcggctgtcgaaaccctttagggcccagccttcgaacccctggatcgtaataggctcagagcctggttccttcatacgaaaggaataggccatggggaatatcttccctgttggctcggcaacgggtggtgcaccttttgaggcggtttcatggggaggcgaaacgacgcctgctgccgtagtggccgagcgtgacgtggtggatgggatgtaactatcctcgcatttaatgcgggagacatgGGCGCGTGGGCCAGCAAAATCGtctcgtggttaactgcgccggacggggggaaaacctccccaaTTTCGTCACCCATTCGTTTCCCCTCCTCTCAGCATAAATACCCAAAGAGTCTCACCCCTCCTCATCTTAcattgcctgcattagcaccgcctccATCGAGTCgttgctagagcagcgggtgccgggaagaagaggagagaaaagcgagcctagggagaaagtgaGAAAAAAAcgagagcgtgggagggagagaaaaaactcaccgccgcacccgattcctccatcgcacccatggccaacGACATCGTCATTGTCGGGGCAGACTCCTGGGATCCATCggatgtcaccgaggagatgcttcagtcgcttgtcaacggtggactcctccgcccggtgacagaccccgccaggccggagtggattgctccattcAACGAGCCAGAGcagaggcctcgcgacggctatgtcgtgagcttcatctccttTCATGAGCGCGGCCTCAGCGTCCTGGTGgatcagttcatgcgggcgctcccacactactacggcgtggagctccacaacttcaatcccaactccatcgctcaggtggctatctttgttgccatctgcgaggggtattttgggattgctccccattgggagttgtggctccacctattccgggcggggcacactaccaagccaacgggtacgtcgggtaagaggaaggcgacgaggaccggcggctgcactctccaagtgcgccaggaccaccagcacctctacatcccggcccagcctGCGTCCTCCAACTGacggtggtacacgagctggttctaccttcgtaacgatgacggaggacttcccccttacactgggcggattgtggggagctacccagagagatggaagtacggcatcccggaggacgaccagcccaagctagagccgctcctagaggggctggcgaggctgcggggccatggcctcaccgtggctgtggtcgtggccgccttccaccgccggagggtgctgccactgatggctcggcggtggcggctgTTTGAGATGAAGTCGGGTGAACCCATTGAGGGCATCtggatgtcctcctccaccctttccgtcgaagaaattcttcgtcgggtgggggagaggtagaggcgaagctgaggggcggcaacttgactcccttcgcgatgcgactgtcgcgggggttcctttcacTGGTAAGTCATGTGtcgctgtagcctccgagcctcctcagtctccccttaccccttgttcccttatgcgcgtttatcgttccttcaggggatgagggacgtgcgctcctctccgccacctattcccgaggacgcgaggcagCAGGCGATCAATCGTGCGCACGCCGACGCGTagaagaagcgaaaggacgccaaggcggtgaagcgcacgaagcaaaTCCTTGCACGcaaggagctggataagcgccacCGTCAACAACGGATggatggcctcccgttggaggaatccccatcgacgtcgctgtcgatggaggcctcggacggggatgacgggGGCGAGGCGGggtgaggtcccctggaccaccttcctgacgtagtggaggtggtgcccggggcgttggcAATCAGCCCGACGctcctgggaggaggaggagaagcggacccggggtcggTGGTTGCCCGCTCTGGGGCTGAGGCCgatacgcccgaggcgcgggcgtcgggaaaacgcgccgtcagcccggagggctcggcgggcgtggtggaacaagtggcggtggaggcgatgccaccacccccacagaggaccgaaggggcaccggagtccattgaggaccgaccggcgccgatggatatggAGGCGACGCCTCTACCGCCTCCTCCACCATTGCGGACaaggtttgccgtggcgaagcggttgccgccccgttcaaggtaagtgtattcTTGGTAGGGTCATAGTGCTTTCCATTCgccttttggtctcgcgctgaccctgtgggctatttttccttagtcggaagcagCCTGCGGAtgagcttcccttggcgccccttaaggcgctcaaggcaagccccggctcctccgcccactgggtggcggaggcacaagccgctatccaacatggagcggcgtcggcgagggtcaatccgaaggagccggccgcccAGGGTGGGGCTGTCGAGGTGGCCCCTACACAAACAAGGGAGGGAGTGCCTCCGCCCCGTGAGAGTGAGGCTCACGGGTCGGATGGGGCCGGCCTGCCCTTGGtagccgaggcccccggggtctccgaggctgaggcgacgaaGGCCAAGGCGCCTAGGACCGCCGAGACCATGGTGGCCACGGTCGGTGTTTGTGCGtcctccgaggccacgatggcagaggccggagcccccgagaccaccaaGGCCGttgtgatggcggcgaggccctCTATCCaagaggcggagatgaaggcggcggcagaggcctcggtggcgcccttggttcaggggccGCCGTTGTTGCGAGGGAGCACCCGGGAGGCAGAGGTCTATccaatctcctccgacgatacttcccgggcgcgggaggtggtcgacgctaaggatgccggtgccgtggagcagccggcacagatcttggacgagggaagcttggccctcgtgcgggcgcgacccaagcctcgcgggtgggatcacccgcaggtactatggcggagccgggacgaccctgagggggagcctctgttcgcccttgaggacgccgCCGAGGGCAGGTGctagggcaccttcgagcaataccgccagctggtagAGCGGTTGCTATGGACGGCcctatccgtggtggccgacgagctgcccggagtcgcctaggttcatgttttcctttctcgcgcgacgttgcccttttctggttttgttgcaatcaatgacctttgttctgcttccctaggagctcgagacctggtcccttgggaagtcgatctttctccagcgggagaggggcgtctgggaccagcttcagcggcagaagggccttcttgccggcgccaacgagctcctgtcagCGTGGAGCacagaggtagaggacctccaccttcattGTGCCGACGTGAAGGTCAAGGCAGCCATGGCCCAGACGCAACTCGCCCCTCTGGTGGCGCGAgttaaggagttggaggaggagctcacccgcgcggtcagcgaccaggatgccttcaggggccgagccgttgaagctacgaCCTCGGCCGTGGCTCACGCGGGGTAGCTAGGGGTGGAACAGAgagcgcaccagctgacgaaaggtgccttggatgaggcccttgctgtagCTAAGGCCTCGCAGACTGAGGCTGTaatttggagggggacggtcgagggtgagttctggtcccctcattttgttttcttttccttatgtttgctCCCAAACTCCCTTGTGTGATGTAGAGCTGGGGAGCGAAGCTtcgagggcggccgaggcttctcgggtcgaggcccagcgcttgaaggaggaggccaaggctTCCCGAGCCAAGGCCCTACGCTGGAAGGAGAAgaccgaggcctgtcaggtcaagacccgacgctgggagtagAAGGCCAaaggtgagttccgtgggcttccacccctaacttaggttgtttttttccCTCGcacgacctcattccattttccatggtgcagagtcagaggcggagatcaCTCAGgctgccgaggcttccagcgcggtgcagacggtgctcgagaccgagatcagggAGCATAAGGCGCTGAAACATGCTACCCTTTCCGCCTatgaggccttggaggttgagggggttcagtcaggcagctccctagggagccgTCTGATCGCGCTAAGCAactagatgcgcgagcggctccgaggagcgctgcacacgggtgtcaagcgcgcgctggccatcatctcttctcactatgtcggcgtcgacctcccggccatcagtgatgggtatgtcctgcctgatgatgacgaggaggcggaCGTGGTGGTCACGAAGctaatggaggcggcggaaggccctggcacggcgctggcgacgctcttcgaagaggaggtggttcctcccctaccatctgccggtgctgaaggccctgagccttgatctgggccctgggggctatgtaaagatagaataggggttattttttgtatcgtaacgcttgtggccatcgaggcctttatttttgaagtatttgtgtttcttagttgtttttcacaTGTTTCCTaacctctgccctctgttgctcctgatcagatttcgtttgcaaaacacccccttggggcctaagtcgtcccttgggcgagaggtagtgagggagtgccatagcccggaggcgtaggccgtctcgtgactctaccggcctcttgcttaggaaacagaccttggtccgaggggtttttacaactgattcgtcggagcatgctagagtcttggcgtaggaatttttgcaaaaaacgactgaagaatggtgcgtgggacctagggggagtcccccatgtagcccccgagggaggcttggttctgccgaggcagagccgagtctcccttgccgtgttactgtattgccgagacctatgatgggctcggggggtttctcgaaaaattagatcaactaaagaacgctttttaattgtatttcgagaaacgacatatataATGCTTGAAAATTGAGGgataaaagtgacgtagctgttctatgttccaagcgttgatgaagacttcgcccttctcattggccagcttgtaggtcccgggcttcagtacttgggcgatgatgtacggtccttcccatggcggggtcaacttgtggcgacccttgttgctctgtgctagcctcaacaccaggtcgcctaccttcaagtctcggccttggATGCATCGGGCCTGATAGCACCGTAGGCTCTGCTGTTATTTgaccgagtgtagtagcgcgacgtcttgaGCTTTgtccagttgatcaagggcgtcctctcgggtggtgtggttactttgttcgttataggcttgtagcctcggcgaaccatattccaagtcggtggggaggatggcctcggccccatagaccaggaagaaaggcgtgaaccccgtggctcggcttggagtgttccttaggctccaaatgaccgatgggagttcagcgagccatttcttgccaaactttttcaaccggctgtgaatccttggcttgaggccttgtaggatcatgccgttggcacgctctacttggccattggtccttgggtgtcctatggccgaccaggccacacggatgtggtggtcatcgcaaaacgtcaggaactttttgctggtgaactgcgtcccgttgtcggtgatgatagtgttggggaccccaaacctgtggataatgtcagtgaagaacagcaccgcctgctcggatttgattcgattgatcggacgagcctcgatccatttggagaacttgttgactgataccaatagatgggtgtagcccccgagggccttttgcagaggcccgaccatgtcgagcccccatacggcgaacagccatgtgatggggatggtttgcagggccagggctgggagatgtgtctgccgagcatagtactggcat
The nucleotide sequence above comes from Miscanthus floridulus cultivar M001 chromosome 18, ASM1932011v1, whole genome shotgun sequence. Encoded proteins:
- the LOC136523188 gene encoding uncharacterized protein, with amino-acid sequence MDMEATPLPPPPPLRTRFAVAKRLPPRSSRKQPADELPLAPLKALKASPGSSAHWVAEAQAAIQHGAASARVNPKEPAAQGGAVEVAPTQTREGVPPPRESEAHGSDGAGLPLVAEAPGVSEAEATKAKAPRTAETMVATVGVCASSEATMAEAGAPETTKAVVMAARPSIQEAEMKAAAEASVAPLVQGPPLLRGSTREAEVYPISSDDTSRAREVVDAKDAESEAEITQAAEASSAVQTVLETEIREHKALKHATLSAYEALEVEGVQSGSSLGSRLIALSN